The DNA region cggaaccacctctagtgatttATATGACTAGCATGTCGAAACCCTcttcatggtctgtacgacatgcacctacttggatccaaggtgaacgtgcgatgcggtgaatactataagcactaacaccggggtgcaggttatgagctctcaacacaattcacatcatcaatgattcacatgaataacataaaactcacctgatactcacctgtgcgtccacagcaccaattcacatatatatatatgcatcaattatcaattcataaaattcataatatgcatgcatggcatttgaaaaacatactttcatttaaattcaatttctgggaaaatcaatagtatataggtaaatacagaaaataactgcccactcactgataagtcgaagggtcgtagcccccgtgacgtccctggatgcgctcgtcctagatgataggtatcacctatatgcgaaacaactaaaacaacgttatttaaagcacataaccgacaattcgtaaaacttctcatacgatgctcaatttgggtatatgaatataccacagtgacctactcgacgtcacggacgtcgacatatgtttaaaataatttttgggcttgtcacgcgcccccacgcgttGGGACAGGAATGGGTCCACGTGccccccacgcgcatcatcccCTACCTCCAGTCGCCTGGAAAACTCGCCAGCATCGGAAATTGGGCAGACCTGTAATCGGTCTTTTCTCGCTCGATTCTCAACCcttttccatgaaattttcaccaaaacttcacaaattaCGAGAGGAATAaggctatacctttaaaaacctccaaaaccttcgaaatcacgttgggaaatttcaccaaaaccatcCACCTTCGAACCTTGTGATCCCAATGTCCAAAACTTTCAAACGAACGTCCCTGAGCTTCGTgagaacctcctaaagctcactatgaccttggattgtcctaaaaacgaACCAATACAAAGTTCATGAACAGTGCCAAACTTAGTGCTTGTAATTTCGACGTGAAATCGAAAgatttcttacctgaaatgggtgtGGTTGAGTTCGTAGAGTCCTTACGAGCACGATGGTACCTTCAAAACCTTTGATCCGTGCTTGGAGGCTCGATGGTGAGTGTGTCCGTACGGTTtagggagggagagagtgaactgggaagaagagagagagagagagagagaacacggGGGAGAAAGAGGGAAGATGTCCCGTGTGGTCCAACCAAAACAATCCAAAAATCCAAATTCCTTTAATCCCTAACCACATAAAATACAAACCAAttttaatccaacttaaattattttatccAAAAGTTTAGGAATGTATGTATTTAGTCcaataatatgtcacacacacataccttagcacCCGTCAAGGGTAATTCCATCATTTCACGTCCTCGATAAATAAAATcacgggacgggctgtgacaaaaaAACCTTCAAATTCGTATACAAAAATCTTGTACAAAACAAATTTAGTAGTTTTAGTTTGAATTCTCAATTCAATGTTACATATACAAAATCAAACCGTTTACCAGATAGGAATAGATCGAGAAAGGGAGAGGATTTGAGAAGGTTTTGAAGAGAGATGGGGGAGGGGGGGTAGCTGCTGCAACTGGTTTGCATTTTTTGCCTCCCAAACTGAttaagtgattttaaaaaagtcgttgactttgcgcgacgaagactGGCGGCGCACAAAacagctttgcgcgacgcaggtgcACCTACGCCGTTCAAAGTTGTTTTGAGCAATGTAGGTGCACCTGCGTCGCACAAAGTTGCTTTGAGCTATGCCAgtcttcgtcgtgcaaagttgaGAAAAAAACGGTAAAGCATTTTTGGTTTGGCTCCAAAATCTTGCCCAACGCACAAAACATCGCGCAAACGGCCTTTGCGCAACAACACTTCGTGCGACGAAAACTAGCGTTGCTTGACGCAGgtgtacctacgtcgcgcaaatcTGTTTTGTGTGACGCCAGTCTTCGTCATGCAAAGTGCCGTTGTGCGAAGGCCGTTTGCGCGACGTTTTGTGTTTTGCATCGCACAAGCATACTTTGCGTGACAAAATTTGCTCCGTCacgcaaacatgtttttgtactagtgtgggctgagcctcacaataggctattataatatgattcaaattcatctttgatGATAATCAAACCTAGGatatctcacttacaaatgaagatgaataccactagattaTAATACTAAATAGTGTAATGTCCTTATAATGAGAAGCAAAAAAAGAgtgggtaaaactttaaaatgaAGTCTCACTATAAGAAAAAATAACATGGTTGTAATTGGTTGAATCATTAACAGAATTGTCAATTCAAAATTGTTAGAAAAAGCATGACATACTAAAAACTACATTAACATCTTATTCTAATACCGATTTTAGCAAATTTAATTACTTTTTCAACTAAACTAAACACTAATACGGACCTATACTTCGATGATCATTCCATTTCTTCAGCTTCGCAATTAAGTATTTCTTTGAAAACCAACATTTATAGAAGTCATGATAGCTTAGTCTCAACAAATAGCTTCCACGGATGGACGAGGTATTAACCCGCAAAATTTATCTAGTAGGATAGAAAACTATAATCACAATTTCGTCAATCGCAATTAATTTTAGTTAAATAAATTGGTGTCGTTGTTTTTAGTTATAAAATGGGAATCGAAAACTTAATCTATCTTACTGGTGACTCATTAATTCACAATATCTGACCACTTTAATTAACTAACCAAAAGCAATCactattatgttttttatttttaattcatacGCTCTCACCTACTTTAAGAGATGGGGGAAATAAGCCTCCGAATGAGCTAACCATAATTATTTGGTTCGAATTTTCTTtaacgagaattgaacctaagactctctcacttacaagtgaagaaaattACTAAGGTCTGGTAGTATTAAGTGAtcactattttcttttttgtccgGCATAAATTATACTCAACTAAGCCCTTGTATAATGCAAGCACAAGCATAGAAAGGTAAATTAATATCATTCTTTTTCCTAATGCTATGGAAaaataaagggaactttaacgaaaatcacCAGGtaatgttcactttaacgaaaaaccacatttttatattaaaaagtaaatcctattactattcactttaccctttattttgtcattatcattaaaactcaaagttttcaaaccctttttattaattttcctaaaaataaattgattgtCATTGGATATTCAGTAATAGTAATAAAGATAATAATGAATGGAAAGAAATGAACTGCTTGGATCTGCATCAACAACCAATTTTCGTTAGAAAAGAAGTTTCCGTGGAAACAATTATGTATTTCTATTTTTAGAGTACTTTCATCTAATTTTTTCTAAACCTTAATCacttataaataataaaaaataccaTTGGAAATTCGTAATACATAGATTAAATTATTATCATTAAAAAAAGAAACTATAATTAGGGCTTCTGTTTGTGTACCGCTCTGCACCGTCGAGATGTGGAAAACAGAGAGAATAAAGAGACAACATAACCCTAACTTTTAGTATGCAAGTGTAACTGTGTAAGCATAAATTTATatctgtttttttgttttttcagtcGACCGAAAAAAATATCTATAGCCTTTTCTTGCTTCTGGTTGATCGatttgttaggaatgtcggtactacaagatagagaatgcacaaggtaaagtagaaaatggacatcAACAATTTATGTGggtcggcaatttatgcctacatCTATGAAACAATGATCAATCTTCattatatgaaaaagatgagtacaacaagagtagcCTTACCAAGCccaagacaaggcttgatggatacaagaaagtataacacacactttctatcactctaaacttcactcacaatgtgtagtggaacactctcactctcactcttggagtggaactttagctttggacttgatcctttgctactcacacttggttcttaattggttacatcactacaacatcacacccatatttataggtgagggcttgacattctactagtttctagttctttcttcaaactagaactagtttctagtttttagtgtattcttcaaacctctagcataaATAATTAtagactagccacaaaattgtagcttgtagatctttccatttgcaaccaaggaagctagtactctctagcttcttccatcaacttaataacatgctataattgtctagcatgctccagccacctcacttgcttactagaataatctagaataTTGATCAtaggctggaccatataccaacacgATTCTCAGTTGTCTCATCGGGTTCTTTGTTTCTttcggaagaggatcctcttcggattcatTTTATAGAAATCTTAGGGATCTTCACATCATAACCGTTTATTATATATCTTATAGTTAGTTTTCGTCAggtattatttgtgtttaattttaaataaaaattcaaataatttataaccgcACGATGCATGATTAAAGGTTAAGATGTGAGGATCTCTAGGATCCTCACAATTTGGATCCGGATGAAATCCAAATCCGTTTCTTTCCTGCATCAAGGGACACGTACATCCTCAGTTGTCCTCAACTACCGACCTCCTTGACACGCGTCACAAACCTAGTAAACACACCACCACCTCCCTATAAATATCTCTGAGAAATCCTCTACCGATCAACAAGCCTGCAAGTCTTGAAATCTCTCTTGGAATCGATCAAAAATCCTTCATTTTTTTGGTTGTAGGTTTGCGTTTGAAAAATGGCCGAGCAAGGTTTCATGGATAAGGCCAAGAACTTTGTCACAGATAAGATATCAAATGTGGCGAAACCAGAAGCAGAAGTCACAGATGTTGATTTCAAGAAGATGGGCTTGAGCCATGTGGAGTACCTTTCCAAGGTGTCCGTGACCAATCCCTACAGCCATTCCATCCCCATTTGCGATATCAAATACACCCTCAAAAGCGTTAACAGGTTCCATTTCTCACTTTTTAACACTGGTCAATTGGGTTCTTGGCGTTAATTAGGTCATGTTGTTTTTACGAAGTTCCGCTTTCTGCCTATATTTTTTGCTGTGTCAAATTTGATCCTTGAATTTGCGAATTGTATCCGACGACCTACATTTTAACATCTGTTGATGTCTTGTGCTCAATCCGTTTGCCCTAGCATTTACTTTTGACCATTTCGTCGCAAGAAACTAACAGAAATGGACAAATGTCCTCAGGTGAGAACAGTTTACAAACTACGTGAATCAAACTTGATGCAATTGAAAAGTCATTTGTGTTGGGTgtgtttggtacgcagacgggacgggacggaacgaaggtgtaattttttaaaaagatatggggtatatttgtcttaaaatggtaaaacattgtgttccacagacctggaacaaacccgttccaggggtgGAGGGgagacgcaaaaacacccaaaatctgtcccgtggaaccgccgttccacccatttttggcgcaccaaacgcgggacggaacgcctcgttcctttccgtcccgtcccgtcccacgtaccaaacgcacccttaagtagaaagttttaggttcgattgATTTTGATACTAGATTAACAGTCATTGTGTGATTTAGTTTAATCTCCAGTGttgttttataaaaaataaaagttcagGTGGTAGATTGATATTGTGTTTAGGACCTTCCTTTTGCGTCCTGGCGCAAACCACTTTCCCATTAATTTAGACTAGCTTAAAATatcgcttttttttttcaaaaaaaaaataaaacttgtgGATTTAATTGAAAGTACATTGATGATGTTGAAAACTTTGTGAAATTTAGACGGACCAAACCAGCGTTTTGACCTTTTTTTCCCTCAATTTGTAGTTTGATTTTGTGTATATTTGCAGGGTGATTGCATCGGGGACTATCCCGGACCCTGGATCACTAAAGGCAAGTGACATAACTGTGCTGGAGGTGCTATTGAAGGTGCCACATAGCATATTGGTGACATTGGCAAAGGATCTGGGTGCAGATTGGGACTTTGACTATGAGTTGGATATAGGCCTCACCATTGACCTTCCTGTCATTGGCAACTTCACCATACCACTCAACAAGAAGGGAGAGTTCAAGCTTCCCACCCTCTTCTAATCACCATGCCTTTTCAGATGCAGTAACTTTTGCTATTTTGTATTTGGTTGTTGTTTGTTGATCTATGTATAACTTCATTATGGAATGGATGAGGAATTAGGGTGGTGCTAATGATGTTTTGATATTTAATTATGTTTGCCATATAAACGGTGGGAATAAAGTTGTAGAAACTGAATTCTATgcaatgtattaaaagcgtgaggCGTGGGCGAGGCGTCCGAGACGAAGCCACGTCTAGGCGTGAGGAGTGAGGCGGAAGCCTCACGggatttaattatatatatatatatatatatatgttttatatattatacatataattgTATAAAAATAATACTATGTAAAATAAACATCTATTCtcaatttttcattcaaattcataatcattCAAAA from Malus domestica chromosome 01, GDT2T_hap1 includes:
- the LOC103407581 gene encoding desiccation protectant protein Lea14 homolog; this translates as MAEQGFMDKAKNFVTDKISNVAKPEAEVTDVDFKKMGLSHVEYLSKVSVTNPYSHSIPICDIKYTLKSVNRVIASGTIPDPGSLKASDITVLEVLLKVPHSILVTLAKDLGADWDFDYELDIGLTIDLPVIGNFTIPLNKKGEFKLPTLF